The genomic region GGACAGTTTCAGTTTTAAGCTGACACTATACTTGAAAGTGGTCATAGGTATGTGCTGCAGTAGCTGTTTCTGTCAAAGTCCTTGATCAATGCCTGGCGATATGATTGAAGTCAATACTTAAGTAGACATAAGCATTAGCTAACTGTTTATTGTCGTTGTACtgtattttaatgttgtttatatgcaaaaatgatagccaggctttgtttccttttaatatgataataatatgAAACGTTATGTCGTGCAAAATTCAACAAATCATAGCTAAACCATCATGCAACAGATGTGTATTGCAGTATAATTGCAGCTGTCCTGCTGTTCTGGTATGATCTGCAAGTGTTTGGTTTCCCTCTGAATTAATGTGTTGCCAGCTTATGTCAGAAGATTAATGCTGCTATCACTTCATTAGGAAAGTGTTTCCATTATTTGCAGAAGAGCCAGGGGAGCAAGGAGTGCATGTGGGTGGTGGCCGGCTGGGACCATGCTGCTGCAGGGAAGGCAGAGCGCGCCTTACTTACTTACTGGATTTCCATGTCTCATATTTCCTCCCTTGCAGGTCTGCCATCTCCTGCTCGTCTTCTCACCCTTTCAGAACCATCAGACCCATCAGTGCCAGTTGCTGTCACCTCTACACGACCAGTGTCCGGACAATGCCTTCCTCAGCAGCGCCTCATGTCAAGTCCAGATGTCCTCAGTATCCAGGGTCCAAAGTCAAGCGCTTACTCGTGCCTGATGACAAGGTGGACTGGAGTCAGAGCTGGCCGCAGTATAATCCAGTCTCCCACACTGACCCTTCAGTATTAAAGAAGCCAGCATGGGCGGACCCTGATATTGGGTGAGCAGTAGGTTGATATGTATGTTGGTAGTTACCAAGTAGTTAGGGTCTTGGCTGCTGTGAGATATTCTGACTGTTACACATGCTGTTTGGTTTCAAAGCAGCAGCTGGAGATTTTTCACGCCAGTTTTGATGACTTTTGCTCGcagctctttctctccaaaGTTCAACACTGTGGACGGTGTTGTGGACAGGACCAGCTTCGGCGGCACCTATAAAATAGAAAAAGGAAAGCCACTGTAAGTTATAGAGAAATTGTTCTTACACTCTCAGTTGGTTTTGCACAAAAACAGGTAGTTCACATCTACAGTCAGTGATTTACATGCCTCATAATTAGAGAGTAGACTCCAAAAGAGAGTTAGAAGTAACAAGACGATGTATATTATAtcagattttatatttttgatggCTAATGACATAGCAAACTCTTAATGTTAACTCCAAATGTTACTTTCAGTAGCAGCAGCTGCATAGAGCTGCCGATGGGGATGATGATTCTCTCTAGTATTAGCAATCCTTTCACATTACATTAGTCATTTcattaaatgttaatgttaaagaTGTTGCTTATAGGAATACTTCCAccataaaatgaccatttgtatttaATTTACTCAGCCCacgttaccttgaatttgtgaatatGTTTAAGCATCCGTTTAtaagctctcacacaactcaacAGTATTATCCAAGTttaatttatccagtcgtatgctcagtacttcccaaacagacagtccTGTTTGACTGGGAACTGAACAGAAAGTCAAACGTATCAATGCTCCCTTCAGAACCAGACTTCATTGACaagaacagtaattttacctcactgaacgagggaactgctggtctactgctgcctagatcggtagtttgtttgtgtttgtgttgttgtgtgacttgagggaatctgaactaaccctttaaaacaccaaagttacgCAGTAATGCAAAAAATTTGATGAAGGCAGCAGTAGagcagcagctcccatgttaaATGAGGtgaaattattgtttttctccatGGAGTCTGGatttgaagagagcacagataGGTTTCACTCTCCAGTAAGTTCCTGGAAAGGGCtatctgtttgggaagtactgagcataacATTGGATGAATAAGACTTGGAGTACTCTGCATAAGTTTTATAAGCTTGTAAATGGATGTATTGATATAGTTTTCTATTGTTAAACCTGCCCCCCTTTTACTTCAATCCATCAAAAATATTTGCTGTCTTTTGGTTTCTTTGTTTACTGTGGAGGCATATGCACAAAAGGTAACAACGGGTTAGTAATTTATATAccaatggtcattttgtgggtgaagtattcctttaatgaatATTTAACAGTAATACACATGTCAGGATGAGAAGCCAGAGCAGGACTGTGATCACTTCTTCTAAAAACTAAAGAGTTTAATTGGAAGCTCTACAGTGCTCTTTGTGCCCTTTTCTGatgatttttgtgtttgtaaaatatttagatttttgtAAACGTATGCTCTTAAAACTGCTCATAAAGAAATACTTTTTACCCATGTAGAAATCCTCGTGGCCGCACTGGGGTGTCTGGTAGAGGTTTGTTGGGACGATGGGGACCCAATCACGCAGCTGATCCCATTGTCACCAGGTaactttttctttactttacaCATCGGTATCATTATCACACTTGCTGACCATAGTTCATTACTCAATTTAGTAACATAAAAAATTATTCAAACGGGGAAAACCCAGTCAATAATTCATTACAACCAGGCAACGTAAGGTTCTTCCAAAACATGGTATCACTGTATCAGAACAGTTGTCTTTCATGTCAGAAAAATGGAGAACTTTATGCACTtagcagtttgtttgttttttataaatgCCTGATGGTCTAATGTGTGTCATCGTCTGGCAGATGGAAAGTAGATGCCAAAGGAGCAAAGGTATCTCACTCAGTCTCCAAGCGGCCTATCCTGCAGTTTGTGTCCATCAAGAGGAAAGACTGTGGGGAGTGGGCCATTCCTGGGGTTGGTGGCTTTTATACTTCTTTTACAAGCTTCATTGATTAGGGTGTGCCTATTATGATTTGCTCACAGCTATTCAAGAATGCTCAGGGACAATAAAAAGAATTAAATGTTAAGACATGGACAGGTTTGAGTGGTTTCTGGTATGTAAGGTGTCACGGCCATGTGACTTgcctgtttatttgtgtgtgtgtgcttgttttgtaGGGCATGGTAGATCCAGGGGAGCAGGTCTCTCTCACGCTGCAGCGGGAGTTCTCAGAAGAAGCGTTGAATTCGTTGGCAGTCCCGCCAGCAGAGACAGCGAAGATCAGTGAACGCATCACCAAACTCTTCAAATCACCAGGGTTTCAGGTCAGCAGTTCACTCACTTGTTCACTGTCACATTTTATTCAACAAATGCTTCCGTGAGGgaatcagaaatatatttttttcttcctcaggtCTATAAAGGCTATGTGGATGATCCTAGAAACACTGACAATGCTTGGATGGAGACAGTTGCTGTCAACTTTCATGATGACTCAGGTATCGGTAATGGAGAAGAATGAACCTCATTCACCAATATCTCTCTAAGTTTATTCTtagttttcttttcttgagaaaggtctgaaGAAAAGTCTAAGTAAATGCCCTGAGAAATCTAAATATAAGTGTCTAAGACTACATGGCTATATTAATGCAcagaaagtgaaaataaaagttgAGAGAATTAAGCACACAGCTGATCAAGTAGGTTGTGATCTCAAATCtgaggccaaaaaaaaaagccaaacacagAAGAGAGACTCTGACCACCTCTCAGTCTTTGCAAATAGATCTACACGGTCCTGGAAGATGCATTCCCTCCCCCAGGGCTTAATCTGCAACATCTTGCAGCAGCAATAAATCTGCCACTGTGCAAATAGACCTGGAATGCAGAAATAGACCTACTTTGGGCCTATACATAACATGATCAATCACTAAGTATTGGATGGCACTGAAATCAAACGGTAAAATTAgacagcgctgatcaaatataaaccaagattctgttactgcgttgctGATATCTggcctcaaatgttttctgaagcaCATTTTAGCTGGCAGTTTAAAGGCACTTTGCATTACTTTACCCACTAgtgggagtgtttattggtcttgtgcagcacagtgcattctggtagtcaGGGGCCTAGCACAAAATTCTGGACCCTGTTCACAGGCTTTGTCTATGGACCCATCTGTACATCCACAGCTATTATTCATTCTAGTATCTCTGTGGGCTCACCTCACATGAGGGCCTTGAATACCACAGCCCAcatcatgtagcaccaatttcaaaagtatttgcatctttctactgtatAGACAGCACAGTTTTATGACAAGGCTGtccttccagcagtgaaatgcttctttaacagttggtgaatgaggcccaatgttttttttccctttctaaCTATCCAAACCTTGTTACGGTTCTTGAAGTATTTTCTCTCTAGTGGCAACAAATGGGGTTTTTGTAGGACAATGACATATCTCATATGTCGTTACCGTAGGCAACAGTGTGAGCGAGCTGCCGCTCCAAGCTGGCGATGACGCAGGACAAGTCCAGTGGGTTGATGTTGACTCGTCCTTCCCGCTCTTTGCGAATCATTCCCATTTCCTGGAGCTGGTTGCCAAAGAGAGGAAAGCTCACTGGTAACTAAAGACGATGGACTCTGACATGTCGATGAAGGAAACATTAAGAGCCATGTGTGCTGATGCATTAAGGATGCATGACACCTAAACTTTTGTGAATCTTCCCTTGCTAATTTAAACCCAATAATCATAGTCATTGAAAGCCTAATATGCACTCATACGTATTCCCCCTGTACAATCTACAGCAACATTGTGACTGTAGGTTTAGATTGATATAGCAAATTGTATGAAATGAATGTAACAGCAAGTTGAAAACTTTGCCACAGAGGTAATGGCTCAGCCCATGTACGagctgcagaaaataaaatgaaagagaagaaatgtacattttcataaaaaagaTTTTGATTCATTGCTTGGAAGAAGCTTAACATGAGACTGTAGAACGCAAGATGCTACTGAGTGGCACATTGCACTATTTCTGTTGGCACTAATTATGATAATTTATTCAATGTTAACAAGGATCACATTAACCCAGTGTGATCATGTAAGAACAAACACAATGAGCTGCCAAACACATACTACATTAATTTAAGTGTGATAAGGCGTGGGGGCAATCAAAATGAAAAAGTGTCGACTGACTTTGATCTTTAGATGTGAAATGAATATAAAGATGTGGTGGAGCTCCACACACAGCTGAACAGTGTGCTGAAGCTGAGCACAGACAGGCCAGAAGCTGGAggacaaacatgttttcaagtGGCAACAGACAGTGGAAGCAAAGGCCATTTCACACTCGACAGCCTGTCTTTTCCAAAACGTTCACATCAGTACGTGTCATCTCACTGCTGTGCGTACTTTGCGATGAATTACGCATTAAATGGCTTGTATCTGTGAGGATTCATGACACAAAAACTAACACATGGACACTTCTGTTATCAGAAAGCagccaacaacagaaaaacatttcttaaagggacagttcaccccaaaatcaaaaatacatatttttccttttacctgtaacgctatttatcagtcttgattgttttggtgtgagttgctgagtgttggacaTAACAGTCAGAGGTTCACTTCCAGCCACACTCTTGTTCCTTTCCCACAAGTGCCTTTTTGCCATCTTCACTACAGCACACAGATTATTAATACCGCCTCTTATGAAatctgttaaagggacagttcaccccaaaatcacaaatacatattttccctcttagcTGTAATgctattcatcagtctagattgttttggtgtgagttgctgagtgttggagatatcagccatagagatgtctgccttctctcaaagataatggaactagatggcactcggcttgtggtgctccaagcgccaaaaaatacatttgaaaaactccagCAATGtcactttccagaaatcatgacctacttaggataatccacagaccttgtgggcagtttcatgtaggaactattttctctctaccgaaCTACATCTGCCAACTACATCACTGCGCACAAGGAAGTtatgctagctcacctagcaccacaaggctagccaaggaggacgctattaatgtttacatctcgcgctGTCATAAGCACGAGcatctcatccatgagtagatgtacaCTTTCTTCTGCGTAGTAATACGTTTGGCTGGTGTAgttcagtggaaagaaaatagttcctacatgaaactgctcacatcaaggtttgtggattatcttgagtaaccaggtcatgatttctggaaagagacattgcttttgagttttttaaatgcactttgttggcactttgagcatcacaagccgagtgccatctagttccattatctttgaaagaaggcagacatctctatggctgatatctccaacactcagcaactcacaccaaaacaatctagactgataaatagcactacaggtaagagggaaaatatgtatttgtgattttggggtgaactgtccctttaacagatTTCATAAGAGGTGGTATTAATAATCTGTGTGCTGTAGTGATGCCAGAAAGGCACTTGTGGGAAAGGAATAAGAGTGTGGCTGGAAGTGAACCTCTTACAAGAACAACTTATTAAATTAGGTCCACAATAGTTTGATGTAATGCCACAATTCCTACAAGTCCTTTTTATTTGCTCTCACCGCTGCTCAGGCTACAACATTTGCCTGCATGACATGATATTCAAAAGGTGCGATAccagcagctgtgtgtgctgTTCAAACGTCACTAAAATACAGCAGCTGCCTTATATAGCGTAATCTTAAAAATGTTCACACCTATGCAGATGCACATTCAGCTCTGATAGACTTCCTGTGCACTCAGGCTACTTACCAGCTCCACAGGAGCATTTACAGTCGGAGCACTAATAACATTTATTGTTGCAGGAAGGGCGAGTATTTCCCAGTAAGATTGCCCCAACTGTACTAATTCAAACTGGCAACCTGCCAGTCACAAAATCCTCTAACCTTTGCCTTCAAAAGTTTTCACTGATTTCTTTTCTGCCTCATGATTTTGGCTTGTGGTTAgtacaagaaaaaataaataaatcgtAGGAGGAGTTATACATGAGGCTTTGCTGATTTGATTGTCTGTATATGCTATAATGTGAAGATGAACCAAGAGGTGTCCACTTACTAAACTTGCACTGAAAGTGTCTGCTCTCGTGTTTTTTGTTATTCATTTGACTCACTTGAAATTGTAAATCAGTGTGAATTATTAAGTTGATTTTGCACTTTCCCCATAAAGTATGTGCTCGTCTTAAGGATTATTATACACTCTCCACTGTATTTATTGTCTTACTGTACACGTAACATCAGCTGTCTTTATGTCTCGCATTAGGAGCCGTCATCACATGTTTATGCACATCTTGAGACCTCATGCATTATGAAGTGCTACAAaaccaataaaaatgaaattatttcatttttgtttgatcTTAGGTGATCTACATCAGTGTCTAGTGTGTTTCTCTTCCAGTTGTGAAAAGGTACATTTTTCACAGCTAAATAAAAACTATGGAAAATTACATTTCAATTGGACAAATATCTGTTCATTGTACATTGTGTACTGTCTGTGTAGTGTGCACTGAGACTGCTCTTCTCACCAGCTGGATACAGGCCAAAACACTCTCTGTAGGCTACTTCTGTATAATGGATGGTCATGTTTGTAATGATTTACTAAACTGTAATGTTTTCCCTGAGTGGCCTTGAACCACACAGATACTTTCCTCAGACAGCAGCAGGATATACTGCCTCATTACATATGGAATATGTAAGGTCAATTCAGTCAGACAGGCAAGGAGGTGCAAAAGATTATTTCAAAGTTGGGAACATTTAAATTATACACTGTATTTGCATGGTGTTAATGGCTATGTTTTCAGGCCATGCtcagtgatgaacacattataGCAACATGGATTTAATTTCCAGACATAGGACTTTAAGTATTTCATAATCTTAGGGTAAATGGTTGCCTGTAAATTTACTGCAGCCATAACTGCATTAGTGCAGCAGACAGTCTTACCAAGTCTTGAAATATAGTCATGACTGTTGAACAGGACATGAATCTTTattgcacttgttttttttttcttcttacaaACTTACTTTTATCCAGACTCCCAATTTCAGATGCTGATGTTTAGCTTCAGACAATAAAGGCACATCCATTTGTTTTTATAGGCCATCCattcatttaaaacagttttaaaattgtatttattgagGCATTATATTCTTcttgttatttttacttgtttacttatttttttaatgtttaggtTATGTgattgcagaaaaaaacaaaaaatcaagcAAAGTCAAAGTGGCCTACATTAACTCAGTGGAAGAACTACATTACCCAGAAGCCTGTGCGACAAAAGCCGCTTTCGCTGACGACGTGGCCGGTGTACGTCTCAGCCCCGTGTTTCAACGGACCGGGGCGATTCAAATAAGGCAAACCGGCTTTGTTCACAGCTTGTTCAGAGATTCTCCTACTTCAGCAAGTCTCTCCAGAAGTTTGATACCATCACAATGTCTGGGAAGATCAAGAGCCGGAGTGCCGCTAACGCAGAGTCGATAAGCGGCGGGGTGTCCTGCGATGAACGCATCCTGAGGGATTGTCATCAACTGTACACGGATCCCGACAGTGGTGAGTTGGCTGACATATTTTGCTGGACACAAACCTTCGCTGGAAATCCATTCAACATTGACCTAATTGTCAATATAATAAAGCTAGCAAACTGTTTGCTGACCgggggttagctagctagcttagtAAGTTTGGAGACCTTATCCCTGCTACagggggctaaccgttagctaacgttagctgttaagCAAGGACTTTATGAATTGGCTGACGTTGTGCAAGCTAGCATTAATGCTAGTTTTAACAGCCAGCTGCCAGTTAATTACTGGTGAGTCAGCTACACGATAACAGCGTTTTTGCAATTGTACCTCATTATAAAGTGAGTTTTGGTTGGGGTCAGTTTACAAGAGTCCATCTAGGGGCGTCGCTAGGAATTCTGGGTCCccggaaaattaatgaatgaatgaaattaagTACCGTGAACGCactgtcagcttttttttttttttttttttccaaaaaaaagcaataaatgcttttattaatgaaaataactacTCCTACAGAAGTGATTGTGGCCCTTCTCCAGCTCCAGCCCAGCTCACTCAAGCAGCAGGTCCTGACTGCCTGACCTGAGTCCTGCAGGTGCAACCACAGCACCATGATGGCTCCAGTCTAACTTGATAGGTGTATTCTTTAATttacatagaaaaataaa from Epinephelus lanceolatus isolate andai-2023 chromosome 18, ASM4190304v1, whole genome shotgun sequence harbors:
- the nudt9 gene encoding ADP-ribose pyrophosphatase, mitochondrial isoform X1, with the translated sequence MVHFLLRRDWLGRLRLALTLFGLPYTVCSPGVRSAISCSSSHPFRTIRPISASCCHLYTTSVRTMPSSAAPHVKSRCPQYPGSKVKRLLVPDDKVDWSQSWPQYNPVSHTDPSVLKKPAWADPDIGSWRFFTPVLMTFARSSFSPKFNTVDGVVDRTSFGGTYKIEKGKPLNPRGRTGVSGRGLLGRWGPNHAADPIVTRWKVDAKGAKVSHSVSKRPILQFVSIKRKDCGEWAIPGGMVDPGEQVSLTLQREFSEEALNSLAVPPAETAKISERITKLFKSPGFQVYKGYVDDPRNTDNAWMETVAVNFHDDSGNSVSELPLQAGDDAGQVQWVDVDSSFPLFANHSHFLELVAKERKAHW
- the nudt9 gene encoding ADP-ribose pyrophosphatase, mitochondrial isoform X2 → MVHFLLRRDWLGRLRLALTLFGLPYTVCSPGVRSAISCSSSHPFRTIRPISASCCHLYTTSVRTMPSSAAPHVKSRCPQYPGSKVKRLLVPDDKVDWSQSWPQYNPVSHTDPSVLKKPAWADPDIGSFSPKFNTVDGVVDRTSFGGTYKIEKGKPLNPRGRTGVSGRGLLGRWGPNHAADPIVTRWKVDAKGAKVSHSVSKRPILQFVSIKRKDCGEWAIPGGMVDPGEQVSLTLQREFSEEALNSLAVPPAETAKISERITKLFKSPGFQVYKGYVDDPRNTDNAWMETVAVNFHDDSGNSVSELPLQAGDDAGQVQWVDVDSSFPLFANHSHFLELVAKERKAHW